The following proteins come from a genomic window of Maylandia zebra isolate NMK-2024a linkage group LG22, Mzebra_GT3a, whole genome shotgun sequence:
- the ago3b gene encoding protein argonaute-3 isoform X2 yields MEIGTTGAVEAQALFTLPRRPGYGTLGKSIKLLANCFQVEIPKIDVYLYEVDIKPDKCPRRVNREVVDSMVQHFKVTIFGDRLPVYDGKKSLYTVSPLPVATGGVDLDVTLPGEGGKDRPFKVSIKFVSLVSWHMLHEVLTGRGAPGPLDLDKPLSTNPVHAVDVVLRHLPSMKYTPVGRSFFSSPKDYDHPLGGGREVWFGFHQSVRPAMWKMMLNIDVSATAFYKAQPVIQFMCEVLDIHNIDEQPRPLTDSHRVKFTKEIKGLKVEVTHCGTMRRKYRVCNVTRRPASLQTFPLQLENGQTVERTVAQYFREKYNLQLKYPHLPCLQVGQEQKHTYLPLEVCNIVAGQRCIKKLTDNQTSTMIKATARSAPDRQEEISRLVRSANYDADPFVQEFQFRVRDEMAQVTGRVLPAPMLQYGGRNRTVATPSHGVWDMRGKQFHTGVEIKMWAIACFATQRQCREEILKSFTDQLRKISKDAGMPIQGQPCFCKYAQGADSVEPMFRHLKNTYAGLQLIIVILPGKTPVYAEVKRVGDTLLGMATQCVQVKNVVKTSPQTLSNLCLKINVKLGGINNILVPHQRPTVFQQPIIFLGADVTHPPAGDGKKPSIAAVVGSMDAHPCRYCATVRVQRPRQEVIQDLASMVRELLIQFYKSTRYKPTRIIFYRDGVSEGQFRQVLYYELLAIREACISLEKEYQPGITYIVVQKRHHTRLFCADRTERVGRSGNIPAGTTVDTDITHPYEFDFYLCSHAGIQGTSRPSHYHVLWDDNCFTADDFQLLTYQLCHTYVRCTRSVSIPAPAYYAHLVAFRARYHLVDKEHDSAEGSHVSGQSNGRDPQALAKAVQIHHDTLRTMYFA; encoded by the exons ATGGAAATCGGAACAACAG GAGCCGTTGAAGCCCAAGCGCTGTTCACATTGCCACGGCGACCGGGCTATGGCACCCTTGGAAAATCCATCAAGCTTCTGGCCAACTGTTTTCAGGTGGAAATCCCCAAGATTGATGTCTACCTGTATGAGGTGGACATTAAGCCTGATAAATGCCCGCGGCGGGTCAATAG GGAGGTAGTGGACTCCATGGTGCAGCATTTTAAGGTGACCATCTTTGGTGACCGGCTGCCAGTTTATGATGGGAAGAAGAGCCTCTACACTGTGAGCCCACTTCCTGTGGCCACTGGTGGG GTTGATCTGGATGTCACCCTGCCAGGTGAAGGTGGGAAGGACCGACCTTTTAAAGTCTCAATTAAATTTGTGTCATTAGTCAGCTGGCACATGCTACATGAAGTCTTGACAGGACGCGGAGCACCAGGGCCACTGGACCTGGATAAACCTCTGAGCACTAACCCTGTTCATGCTGTGGATGTTGTCCTTCGGCATCTGCCCTCCATGAA GTACACCCCTGTTGGAAGATCCTTCTTCTCCTCCCCAAAGGACTATGACCATCCACTAGGTGGAGGAAGAGAAGTTTGGTTCGGCTTCCATCAGTCAGTACGGCCAGCCATGTGGAAGATGATGCTAAATATTGATG TGTCAGCCACAGCTTTCTACAAAGCCCAGCCAGTCATTCAGTTCATGTGTGAGGTTCTGGACATTCACAACATTGACGAGCAGCCACGCCCTCTCACAGACTCCCACAGGGTCAAGTTCACCAAAGAGATCAAAG GTCTTAAAGTGGAAGTgacacactgtggaaccatGCGTAGGAAGTACAGAGTCTGCAATGTAACACGGCGCCCTGCCAGCCTCCAGAC ATTTCCATTGCAGCTTGAGAACGGTCAAACAGTTGAGCGCACAGTGGCTCAGTACTTCAGAGAGAAGTACAATCTGCAGCTGAAATATCCCCACCTGCCTTGTCTGCAGGTGGGACAGGAACAGAAACACACCTACTTGCCTCTAGAG GTGTGCAACATTGTAGCAGGACAGCGCTGTATTAAAAAGCTAACAGACAACCAAACATCAACCATGATCAAAGCCACAGCCCGCTCTGCACCAGACAGACAAGAGGAGATTAGCAGGCTG GTGCGGAGTGCAAACTATGACGCCGACCCGTTTGTCCAGGAGTTTCAGTTCCGTGTGCGAGATGAGATGGCTCAGGTGACGGGTCGAGTCCTGCCAGCCCCCATGCTGCAGTATGGTGGCAGG AACCGCACAGTGGCCACACCCAGTCACGGGGTTTGGGACAtgagagggaagcagtttcacACTGGAGTGGAGATCAAGATGTGGGCCATCGCCTGCTTTGCCACCCAGAGGCAGTGCAGAGAAGAGATCCTCAA GAGCTTCACTGACCAGCTGCGGAAAATCTCAAAGGATGCTGGGATGCCTATCCAAGGCCAGCCCTGTTTCTGTAAATATGCCCAGGGAGCTGACAGCGTGGAGCCCATGTTTAGACACCTGAAGAACACCTACGCTGGACTACAGCTCATCATCGTGATCCTACCTGGCAAAACACCAGTCTATG CTGAGGTGAAGCGGGTGGGTGACACCCTCCTCGGCATGGCCACCCAATGCGTCCAGGTGAAGAACGTAGTAAAAACGTCCCCTCAGACCCTCTCTAACCTCTGCCTCAAGATCAATGTCAAACTGGGAGGCATCAACAACATTCTGGTTCCACATCAGCG ACCCACTGTGTTTCAGCAACCTATCATCTTCCTTGGGGCTGATGTCACTCATCCTCCTGCAGGAGAtggaaagaagccatctattgCAGCG GTGGTAGGCAGTATGGATGCCCACCCCTGCAGGTACTGTGCTACAGTGCGGGTCCAGAGGCCTAGACAGGAGGTCATCCAGGATTTGGCCTCTATGGTGAGAGAGCTCTTAATCCAGTTCTACAAGTCGACCCGCTACAAGCCAACAAGGATCATTTTCTACAGGGATGGAGTGTCAGAGGGCCAGTTCAGACag gTGCTGTACTATGAGCTGCTGGCCATCAGGGAGGCATGCATCAGTCTCGAGAAGGAATACCAGCCCGGGATAACCTACATCGTCGTGCAGAAACGCCATCACACACGCCTGTTCTGCGCAGATCGCACTGAGCGG GTGGGACGAAGTGGAAACATTCCTGCTGGCACCACAGTGGACACAGACATCACCCACCCATACGAGTTTGACTTTTACCTCTGCAGTCACGCTGGAATCCAG GGTACCAGTCGTCCTTCTCACTACCACGTACTATGGGATGACAACTGTTTCACCGCTGACGATTTCCAGCTCCTCACTTACCAGTTGTGCCACACCTACGTCCGCTGCACACGCTCCGTGTCCATCCCAGCACCTGCCTACTATGCTCACCTTGTAGCCTTCCGCGCTCGCTACCACCTGGTCGACAAGGAGCATGACAG tGCGGAGGGCAGCCATGTCTCAGGGCAGAGTAACGGCAGGGACCCCCAGGCTCTGGCCAAGGCTGTTCAGATCCACCACGACACACTGAGGACCATGTACTTCGCCTAA
- the ago3b gene encoding protein argonaute-3 isoform X1 yields MEIGTTGAVEAQALFTLPRRPGYGTLGKSIKLLANCFQVEIPKIDVYLYEVDIKPDKCPRRVNREVVDSMVQHFKVTIFGDRLPVYDGKKSLYTVSPLPVATGGVDLDVTLPGEGGKDRPFKVSIKFVSLVSWHMLHEVLTGRGAPGPLDLDKPLSTNPVHAVDVVLRHLPSMKYTPVGRSFFSSPKDYDHPLGGGREVWFGFHQSVRPAMWKMMLNIDVSATAFYKAQPVIQFMCEVLDIHNIDEQPRPLTDSHRVKFTKEIKGLKVEVTHCGTMRRKYRVCNVTRRPASLQTFPLQLENGQTVERTVAQYFREKYNLQLKYPHLPCLQVGQEQKHTYLPLEVCNIVAGQRCIKKLTDNQTSTMIKATARSAPDRQEEISRLVRSANYDADPFVQEFQFRVRDEMAQVTGRVLPAPMLQYGGRVSSEPFMNRTVATPSHGVWDMRGKQFHTGVEIKMWAIACFATQRQCREEILKSFTDQLRKISKDAGMPIQGQPCFCKYAQGADSVEPMFRHLKNTYAGLQLIIVILPGKTPVYAEVKRVGDTLLGMATQCVQVKNVVKTSPQTLSNLCLKINVKLGGINNILVPHQRPTVFQQPIIFLGADVTHPPAGDGKKPSIAAVVGSMDAHPCRYCATVRVQRPRQEVIQDLASMVRELLIQFYKSTRYKPTRIIFYRDGVSEGQFRQVLYYELLAIREACISLEKEYQPGITYIVVQKRHHTRLFCADRTERVGRSGNIPAGTTVDTDITHPYEFDFYLCSHAGIQGTSRPSHYHVLWDDNCFTADDFQLLTYQLCHTYVRCTRSVSIPAPAYYAHLVAFRARYHLVDKEHDSAEGSHVSGQSNGRDPQALAKAVQIHHDTLRTMYFA; encoded by the exons ATGGAAATCGGAACAACAG GAGCCGTTGAAGCCCAAGCGCTGTTCACATTGCCACGGCGACCGGGCTATGGCACCCTTGGAAAATCCATCAAGCTTCTGGCCAACTGTTTTCAGGTGGAAATCCCCAAGATTGATGTCTACCTGTATGAGGTGGACATTAAGCCTGATAAATGCCCGCGGCGGGTCAATAG GGAGGTAGTGGACTCCATGGTGCAGCATTTTAAGGTGACCATCTTTGGTGACCGGCTGCCAGTTTATGATGGGAAGAAGAGCCTCTACACTGTGAGCCCACTTCCTGTGGCCACTGGTGGG GTTGATCTGGATGTCACCCTGCCAGGTGAAGGTGGGAAGGACCGACCTTTTAAAGTCTCAATTAAATTTGTGTCATTAGTCAGCTGGCACATGCTACATGAAGTCTTGACAGGACGCGGAGCACCAGGGCCACTGGACCTGGATAAACCTCTGAGCACTAACCCTGTTCATGCTGTGGATGTTGTCCTTCGGCATCTGCCCTCCATGAA GTACACCCCTGTTGGAAGATCCTTCTTCTCCTCCCCAAAGGACTATGACCATCCACTAGGTGGAGGAAGAGAAGTTTGGTTCGGCTTCCATCAGTCAGTACGGCCAGCCATGTGGAAGATGATGCTAAATATTGATG TGTCAGCCACAGCTTTCTACAAAGCCCAGCCAGTCATTCAGTTCATGTGTGAGGTTCTGGACATTCACAACATTGACGAGCAGCCACGCCCTCTCACAGACTCCCACAGGGTCAAGTTCACCAAAGAGATCAAAG GTCTTAAAGTGGAAGTgacacactgtggaaccatGCGTAGGAAGTACAGAGTCTGCAATGTAACACGGCGCCCTGCCAGCCTCCAGAC ATTTCCATTGCAGCTTGAGAACGGTCAAACAGTTGAGCGCACAGTGGCTCAGTACTTCAGAGAGAAGTACAATCTGCAGCTGAAATATCCCCACCTGCCTTGTCTGCAGGTGGGACAGGAACAGAAACACACCTACTTGCCTCTAGAG GTGTGCAACATTGTAGCAGGACAGCGCTGTATTAAAAAGCTAACAGACAACCAAACATCAACCATGATCAAAGCCACAGCCCGCTCTGCACCAGACAGACAAGAGGAGATTAGCAGGCTG GTGCGGAGTGCAAACTATGACGCCGACCCGTTTGTCCAGGAGTTTCAGTTCCGTGTGCGAGATGAGATGGCTCAGGTGACGGGTCGAGTCCTGCCAGCCCCCATGCTGCAGTATGGTGGCAGGGTGAGCTCTGAACCCTTTATG AACCGCACAGTGGCCACACCCAGTCACGGGGTTTGGGACAtgagagggaagcagtttcacACTGGAGTGGAGATCAAGATGTGGGCCATCGCCTGCTTTGCCACCCAGAGGCAGTGCAGAGAAGAGATCCTCAA GAGCTTCACTGACCAGCTGCGGAAAATCTCAAAGGATGCTGGGATGCCTATCCAAGGCCAGCCCTGTTTCTGTAAATATGCCCAGGGAGCTGACAGCGTGGAGCCCATGTTTAGACACCTGAAGAACACCTACGCTGGACTACAGCTCATCATCGTGATCCTACCTGGCAAAACACCAGTCTATG CTGAGGTGAAGCGGGTGGGTGACACCCTCCTCGGCATGGCCACCCAATGCGTCCAGGTGAAGAACGTAGTAAAAACGTCCCCTCAGACCCTCTCTAACCTCTGCCTCAAGATCAATGTCAAACTGGGAGGCATCAACAACATTCTGGTTCCACATCAGCG ACCCACTGTGTTTCAGCAACCTATCATCTTCCTTGGGGCTGATGTCACTCATCCTCCTGCAGGAGAtggaaagaagccatctattgCAGCG GTGGTAGGCAGTATGGATGCCCACCCCTGCAGGTACTGTGCTACAGTGCGGGTCCAGAGGCCTAGACAGGAGGTCATCCAGGATTTGGCCTCTATGGTGAGAGAGCTCTTAATCCAGTTCTACAAGTCGACCCGCTACAAGCCAACAAGGATCATTTTCTACAGGGATGGAGTGTCAGAGGGCCAGTTCAGACag gTGCTGTACTATGAGCTGCTGGCCATCAGGGAGGCATGCATCAGTCTCGAGAAGGAATACCAGCCCGGGATAACCTACATCGTCGTGCAGAAACGCCATCACACACGCCTGTTCTGCGCAGATCGCACTGAGCGG GTGGGACGAAGTGGAAACATTCCTGCTGGCACCACAGTGGACACAGACATCACCCACCCATACGAGTTTGACTTTTACCTCTGCAGTCACGCTGGAATCCAG GGTACCAGTCGTCCTTCTCACTACCACGTACTATGGGATGACAACTGTTTCACCGCTGACGATTTCCAGCTCCTCACTTACCAGTTGTGCCACACCTACGTCCGCTGCACACGCTCCGTGTCCATCCCAGCACCTGCCTACTATGCTCACCTTGTAGCCTTCCGCGCTCGCTACCACCTGGTCGACAAGGAGCATGACAG tGCGGAGGGCAGCCATGTCTCAGGGCAGAGTAACGGCAGGGACCCCCAGGCTCTGGCCAAGGCTGTTCAGATCCACCACGACACACTGAGGACCATGTACTTCGCCTAA